A window of Pirellulales bacterium contains these coding sequences:
- a CDS encoding sulfatase, with amino-acid sequence MERIRLSAPATLLASALICGWLVPVASAEPLAAKKNVLLIISDDLTTTTLGCYGHALAHSPNVDAFAAKGVRFEYAYCQYPLCNPSRCSFMTGRRPDTTQVYDNGVNFRVNLPNVETIPQHFQKAGYFAARVGKIYHYNVPNQIGTNGLDDGASWNQVVNPRGRDKDEEKDVINFTKGRALGAALSWLETEGDGSDHTDAKIADSCIKLLEEHKDGPFFIGCGFFRPHVPCAASKNYFELYPLDRFHLPNEPPEHFAAIPPIALTVKPLNYGLDDEKLRIFTRAYYASTSLMDAEAGRVLAAVDRLGLADKTIIVFISDHGWCLGEHGQWQKMLLFEESARVPLIIYDPSGKSNGKTCSRIVELVDLYPTLADLCGLAAPAGAEGKSLRPLLDDPQSAWGEPAFTQVRHAQLMGRSIRTERWRYTEWDDGKSGAELYDQQSDPKEYHNLAGDPKHAGTTAMLKKHLSQRSGNVAPVR; translated from the coding sequence ATGGAAAGAATTCGCCTATCCGCGCCCGCGACGCTCTTGGCGTCGGCATTGATCTGCGGCTGGCTCGTGCCGGTCGCGTCTGCCGAGCCCCTCGCGGCCAAGAAGAATGTGCTGCTGATCATTTCCGACGACCTGACGACCACGACGCTCGGCTGCTACGGGCATGCGCTGGCCCACTCGCCGAATGTCGACGCCTTCGCGGCCAAAGGAGTGCGGTTCGAGTATGCCTATTGTCAATATCCGCTTTGCAATCCGAGCCGCTGCTCGTTTATGACCGGCCGCCGCCCCGATACGACGCAGGTTTACGACAACGGCGTGAATTTCCGCGTCAATCTGCCGAATGTCGAGACGATCCCGCAGCATTTTCAGAAGGCAGGCTATTTCGCTGCCCGCGTGGGGAAGATTTATCATTACAACGTGCCGAACCAAATCGGCACCAATGGATTGGACGACGGCGCTTCGTGGAACCAGGTCGTGAATCCGCGCGGCCGCGATAAGGACGAAGAGAAGGATGTGATCAATTTCACCAAGGGCCGAGCGTTGGGCGCCGCGCTCTCTTGGCTCGAAACGGAGGGTGACGGCTCCGACCACACCGACGCGAAGATCGCCGATAGTTGCATCAAGCTGCTCGAGGAGCATAAAGATGGGCCGTTCTTCATCGGCTGTGGCTTCTTCCGTCCGCACGTTCCCTGCGCCGCGAGCAAGAACTACTTCGAGTTGTATCCGCTCGATCGGTTTCATCTTCCCAACGAACCGCCAGAGCACTTCGCCGCCATTCCGCCGATCGCTCTCACGGTCAAGCCGCTCAATTACGGATTGGACGACGAAAAGCTGAGGATCTTCACCCGAGCGTATTACGCCAGCACGAGCCTGATGGACGCCGAAGCCGGTCGCGTGCTGGCGGCGGTCGATCGGCTCGGTTTGGCCGATAAGACGATAATCGTCTTCATCTCTGACCACGGCTGGTGCCTCGGCGAGCATGGTCAATGGCAGAAGATGCTCTTGTTCGAGGAGTCGGCTCGAGTACCGCTGATCATTTACGACCCCAGTGGCAAGTCCAATGGCAAGACTTGCTCGCGAATCGTCGAACTGGTCGATCTGTATCCCACGCTTGCCGATCTGTGCGGGTTGGCCGCCCCGGCTGGCGCCGAAGGCAAGAGCCTGCGGCCGTTGTTGGACGATCCGCAATCGGCCTGGGGCGAGCCGGCCTTCACGCAAGTTCGCCATGCCCAGTTGATGGGGCGAAGCATTCGCACCGAGCGCTGGCGGTATACCGAATGGGATGACGGCAAATCGGGCGCGGAATTGTACGATCAGCAGTCCGACCCCAAGGAATACCACAACCTTGCCGGCGACCCCAAACATGCGGGTACGACGGCGATGCTCAAGAAGCACTTGTCGCAACGCAGCGGCAACGTCGCGCCGGTTCGATAG
- a CDS encoding FIST N-terminal domain-containing protein has translation MNVASTASRCAAALSTAADTRRAIAEVLDAACGRLDGQCDLAFLFASPHHQPNLDALAPLLGERLGTAAIIGCTGESIVGGVREIEQQPAIALWLARLPNSKVLPMHLEFKQTREGGTFTGWLNELPTPWPDGAALFLLGDPFSFPADELIARINEDHPGIPVLGGMASGGAGPRENRLLFGGQCCDSGAVAALVYGAARIRSVVSQGCRPIGKPFVITKSEANVIRELGGMPALARLQQVYAELAPEERRLVQAGPHVGRVLSEYQDQFSRGDFLVRNVIGADPNTGAIAIGDHVRTGQTVQFHVRDAATADEDLRALLTSAAADMGTSPAGALLFTCNGRGTRLFPEPNHDAACLRDCLGEIPAAGFFAQGELGPIGGKNFLHGFTASVAIFT, from the coding sequence ATGAACGTTGCCAGCACGGCATCGCGCTGCGCCGCGGCATTGTCGACCGCGGCCGACACGCGTCGAGCCATCGCTGAGGTGCTCGATGCCGCGTGCGGCCGGCTCGATGGCCAGTGCGATTTGGCGTTTCTCTTTGCATCGCCTCACCATCAACCGAATCTCGATGCTCTGGCGCCTCTGCTCGGCGAACGTCTTGGGACCGCCGCCATCATCGGCTGCACGGGCGAATCGATCGTCGGAGGCGTTCGCGAGATCGAGCAGCAGCCCGCGATCGCGCTCTGGCTGGCTCGGCTGCCGAATTCTAAGGTGCTGCCGATGCACCTTGAGTTCAAGCAAACGCGGGAAGGAGGCACTTTCACGGGCTGGCTGAACGAATTGCCGACGCCCTGGCCGGACGGGGCCGCCCTCTTCTTGCTCGGCGATCCGTTCAGCTTTCCGGCCGACGAACTAATCGCCCGGATCAACGAAGATCATCCGGGAATTCCCGTTTTAGGCGGCATGGCAAGCGGCGGCGCCGGTCCGCGCGAGAATCGACTGCTGTTCGGGGGCCAGTGCTGCGACAGCGGCGCGGTGGCCGCGCTGGTCTACGGCGCCGCGCGGATTCGGAGCGTGGTGTCGCAGGGATGCCGGCCGATTGGCAAACCATTCGTCATCACCAAGTCCGAGGCCAACGTCATTCGTGAATTGGGCGGAATGCCGGCGCTGGCTCGCTTGCAACAGGTCTACGCGGAACTTGCGCCGGAGGAGCGGCGGTTGGTTCAGGCCGGCCCGCACGTCGGCCGCGTCCTGAGCGAATATCAGGATCAGTTTTCGCGAGGCGATTTCCTGGTTCGCAATGTGATCGGGGCCGATCCCAACACCGGCGCGATCGCGATCGGCGATCATGTCCGAACGGGCCAGACCGTGCAGTTTCACGTGCGCGACGCGGCCACGGCCGACGAGGACTTGCGAGCGCTATTAACTTCCGCAGCGGCCGACATGGGCACTTCACCGGCGGGCGCTTTGCTGTTCACTTGCAACGGCCGCGGAACGCGGCTCTTTCCAGAGCCAAATCACGATGCCGCATGCTTGCGCGATTGCCTCGGCGAAATTCCCGCCGCCGGCTTCTTCGCTCAAGGCGAACTCGGCCCCATTGGCGGCAAGAACTTTCTCCACGGCTTCACCGCCAGCGTGGCGATATTCACATAG
- a CDS encoding retropepsin-like aspartic protease → MSRRPRCSFRAAPVPGSRKQLLVGAVALLLATSIHEPARAADPVRSSAATDVLAQKGLSRLKPWTTSIPWVFADEAKIHETLDGFRTAEAADHAAAKRVKEEAAATARDRDVLSKAEKRYQELTAYKAKPDTVPRPMRARFRSAEQMLAAINNDLDTQADTINRLRPRLTGGKAGGIPASLKKAIADWMESRNNLILADLAAEPDFNNLAKRYQELGDDSDVAAALKSLGKNHRLGSKDFEQDKKAMAAAAAIIQSGEVPMYREGLYDYVGAILNETAPIVLRIDSVDAQSANWAPAELLTKAGISVEDSAPKVTLTLNGKRTIQCRQVMVPQLRLGKHVLTNLPFLAMPDGAKDLGAQLIVKEFKDYDMTPDLEKWIFTLIKKEEPKASGE, encoded by the coding sequence ATGTCTCGAAGGCCGCGCTGTTCGTTTCGGGCTGCGCCCGTTCCAGGGTCTCGGAAACAACTCCTTGTGGGGGCCGTCGCGCTGCTGCTGGCCACGTCGATCCATGAGCCGGCACGAGCCGCCGACCCCGTACGCTCTTCGGCGGCGACGGACGTCCTCGCGCAAAAGGGTCTATCACGACTCAAACCTTGGACGACGTCGATCCCTTGGGTATTCGCCGACGAGGCCAAGATCCACGAAACTCTTGATGGTTTTCGAACAGCCGAAGCGGCCGATCATGCGGCGGCAAAGCGGGTGAAGGAGGAAGCCGCCGCCACCGCGAGGGACCGCGACGTGCTGTCCAAGGCCGAGAAGCGCTACCAGGAGTTGACCGCCTATAAGGCCAAGCCCGACACGGTTCCGAGGCCAATGCGCGCCCGATTCCGCTCCGCCGAGCAGATGCTTGCGGCAATCAACAACGACTTGGACACACAGGCGGACACGATCAATCGTCTTCGGCCGCGGCTGACCGGCGGGAAGGCCGGCGGAATTCCCGCCTCGCTCAAGAAGGCCATTGCCGACTGGATGGAGTCGCGGAATAACCTGATACTTGCCGATCTCGCCGCCGAGCCCGATTTCAACAATTTGGCCAAGCGCTATCAAGAATTGGGCGACGACTCAGACGTTGCAGCGGCATTGAAATCGCTTGGCAAGAACCATCGGCTTGGCTCGAAGGACTTCGAGCAGGACAAGAAGGCGATGGCCGCCGCGGCGGCGATCATCCAGTCGGGCGAAGTGCCTATGTATCGCGAAGGGCTTTACGACTATGTTGGAGCGATCTTGAACGAGACGGCGCCGATCGTGCTGCGGATCGATTCGGTCGATGCCCAATCGGCCAACTGGGCGCCCGCCGAATTGCTGACGAAGGCCGGGATCTCCGTCGAAGACTCCGCACCCAAGGTGACGCTCACGCTCAACGGCAAGCGGACAATTCAGTGCCGGCAAGTGATGGTTCCGCAATTGCGACTCGGCAAACATGTGCTCACGAACCTGCCATTCCTGGCGATGCCGGACGGCGCGAAGGACCTTGGCGCGCAGTTGATCGTAAAGGAATTCAAGGATTACGACATGACGCCCGACCTCGAGAAATGGATCTTCACACTCATCAAGAAAGAGGAGCCGAAGGCCAGCGGCGAATGA
- a CDS encoding YetF domain-containing protein encodes MLLASSGPAEWIQNIGLGLEWLFGGDTPEPPLHLHQVAARAFTIYFIGLILVRIGKSRLIGRTTALDIILGFILGSILARGITGNASISGTTVAAAVLIASHWFFTSLACRSHRFGNLLKGQDYRPLIIDGQMQHHNMRHSNLSEHDVMEELRLHGVAKIDEVAAAYKERNGQVSVILRKAVPQTIDVAVRDGVQTVRVELH; translated from the coding sequence ATGTTGTTGGCAAGTTCAGGACCGGCGGAATGGATTCAGAATATCGGATTGGGTCTGGAATGGCTGTTCGGCGGCGACACGCCCGAGCCGCCGCTCCATTTGCATCAAGTGGCCGCTCGGGCATTCACGATCTATTTCATCGGATTGATCCTGGTCCGAATCGGCAAGAGCCGCCTGATTGGCCGCACGACGGCGCTCGACATCATCCTCGGCTTTATCCTCGGCTCGATATTGGCCCGCGGAATCACCGGGAACGCCTCGATCTCGGGAACGACCGTGGCGGCGGCGGTGCTGATCGCGAGCCATTGGTTCTTTACCAGCTTGGCATGCCGGTCGCACCGCTTCGGCAATTTGCTCAAGGGGCAAGATTATCGCCCGCTGATCATCGACGGCCAGATGCAGCACCACAATATGCGCCACTCGAATTTGTCGGAGCACGATGTCATGGAAGAACTGCGGCTGCACGGTGTCGCAAAGATCGACGAGGTCGCCGCCGCCTATAAGGAACGTAACGGCCAAGTCAGCGTAATACTGCGAAAGGCAGTCCCGCAGACAATCGATGTCGCCGTTCGCGACGGGGTGCAGACCGTGCGGGTTGAGCTTCATTAA
- a CDS encoding RidA family protein, with translation MNPEDKLAELKLELPAVPKPQGVYKPVLIAGNLAYVSGHGPLQSDKTLIQGRVGADLDLEGGRRAARQVGLAMLATLRHYLGNLNRVRRLVKTLGLVNCTADFHQQPAVINGFSELMAEVFGPENGVGARSAVGAPALPNNMAVEIEAIFEIE, from the coding sequence ATGAATCCTGAAGATAAACTCGCGGAATTGAAGCTGGAACTCCCTGCGGTCCCCAAACCGCAAGGGGTCTATAAGCCGGTCTTGATCGCCGGCAATCTGGCGTACGTTTCAGGCCACGGGCCGCTGCAATCCGACAAGACCCTGATCCAAGGGCGCGTCGGGGCGGACCTCGACCTCGAAGGCGGCCGACGCGCAGCGCGACAGGTCGGGCTGGCGATGCTCGCCACGCTCCGGCACTATCTCGGCAATTTGAATCGCGTCCGCCGGCTCGTCAAAACGCTCGGGCTGGTAAACTGCACGGCGGATTTCCATCAGCAACCGGCCGTGATCAACGGCTTCAGCGAACTCATGGCCGAGGTGTTTGGTCCGGAAAACGGCGTCGGCGCTCGCAGCGCCGTCGGCGCGCCCGCGCTGCCCAACAACATGGCGGTCGAAATCGAGGCGATCTTTGAGATTGAATAG
- a CDS encoding sugar phosphate isomerase/epimerase family protein, with protein sequence MRNPWSRRKFLSVAGASLAISARGAWGAESRLAENRDPLALGLQSYTLREFDVEKAIDLAKELGFAHVEFTRKHISADTPVETVEAVKRKMAGLGLRISAQGVNPLTNDHAANRKVFELAKRMGNRNVTADPTEDAFDSLDKLVAEYNLRVAIHNHGPGARYDKIADVLKAIQGHDKRIGACADLGHYIRSAEDPVKAIMLFGDRLYGIHLKDFAEPTKNAKGVILGKGHLDLVGVYKALKKVNFPADGALSLEYEENAKNPLPDVKECVAAAREARAKAIE encoded by the coding sequence ATGAGAAATCCTTGGTCGCGTCGAAAGTTTCTTTCCGTTGCCGGTGCATCGCTGGCCATTTCGGCACGAGGCGCCTGGGGCGCTGAGTCGCGGCTCGCGGAAAACCGCGATCCTTTGGCCCTCGGCTTGCAAAGCTATACGCTCCGCGAGTTTGACGTGGAAAAGGCCATCGATCTGGCCAAGGAATTGGGCTTTGCACATGTCGAATTCACTCGCAAGCATATTTCGGCCGATACGCCGGTCGAAACGGTCGAGGCGGTCAAGCGTAAGATGGCCGGACTCGGGCTGCGAATCTCGGCGCAAGGGGTCAATCCGCTGACGAACGATCACGCGGCCAATCGCAAGGTCTTTGAATTGGCCAAACGGATGGGCAACCGCAACGTCACGGCCGATCCTACGGAGGATGCTTTCGACAGCCTCGACAAGCTGGTCGCCGAATACAACCTCCGCGTGGCGATTCACAACCACGGCCCAGGGGCTCGCTACGACAAGATTGCCGACGTGCTCAAGGCGATCCAAGGACATGATAAGCGGATTGGCGCTTGCGCCGATCTCGGGCATTACATCCGTTCCGCCGAAGACCCCGTCAAGGCGATCATGCTCTTCGGCGACCGGCTCTACGGCATCCACCTCAAGGACTTTGCCGAGCCAACGAAGAACGCCAAAGGCGTGATCCTCGGCAAAGGGCATCTCGACCTGGTCGGAGTTTACAAGGCGCTCAAGAAAGTCAACTTCCCCGCCGACGGCGCGCTTTCGCTCGAATACGAAGAGAATGCCAAGAACCCTTTGCCGGACGTGAAAGAATGCGTCGCCGCGGCGCGCGAGGCGCGGGCGAAAGCAATCGAATGA